CCAATCACTGAATTAATACATTATTCAATTAATCGATCCATTGTTTGTTATTGTAGAAAATAATAAGTTTAACAGTGCTGTCATGGCCATGGGATGGATGCAAACTTCAGATGGTCAAAATTATGGTGGCCCTGAAGCACAAACTACAAACAATGCAACAGGGAGAAACagcttttatattttacacacatCAGGGCTATTCCCTTACTTCTTGATAATATTCTGGGTAGTGTTAAGTGTTATTGCTCCAATGCTGAGTTGTTATATTTTGTCTCTAAATCTGTTTTGACCTGTCTTTACAAACACAGGTGTCCTCAATCTATTCCAATGAGGTGACCATCCCTACTGTCTTTCTACAGTAAAGAAAGCCACTATATTGTGAATTGCAGATATGTTCATTAATGCCACATTGAAATGCATAACACAATAAATTACTTTGTGGCTAAACAGAGAGTAATATGCTTATGGTATATTGTTAATTTgtgccttctttttttttttttttttaccgtattAAGGCGCAGAGGCGCTcatgcatttatattatatatatataagattgtTAGATATTCAACTGTAATGCTTTAATGTAGTTTGTAGTCTTCAGTAATGCATATTTATAATAACAGCCTCCACGGTGGGTCGCTTATCGTCTTAGAGAAGTGTTAAGCTtgattttttggggtttttttgtttttttgctcgtATACGGTACACGGTGGTgcgtatttactgtaaatgtcgCTGTGTTATTGGTTAAAACGGCTTGTCTGTTCCCTTCCAACCGAAAGTCAATGTTTTGTCAACAAAGCAGCAATGTTGTGGTGGGTTAAAGAGGAAATTGGACAGACAGTTCTTTCAGGAGATGTCCTCACGTTTaaagtcagaaaataaaataaaagaggtGTTTGTCTGTAATTTAACACCATTTTAACATCAGATGTAAATGCGTGTGCACGTTTGACGTTCAGTAATAATTTGCTCAACCCACGTGCATGGTGGCATAGCTAGTAAAACGTTATCTGAGGACATTAAACCCTAAACGAATACACTAGAGTAAGGTTGTTAAAATAGTAACAATCAGGTGGAACCTTATCATTCTTCCATTATAACAACGTTCTTTGGATATGCCATTTTAGTTAATCAACAATACACTTGTGGTGTGTCAAATGTAACATGCTGTATTTTCCACAGGGGGGCAAACGTACTCCAAGTTCAGATGAACGCGTGTAGATGTTAGTTATTTTTAGAACGTTCCTGTCAGGATATGATCCAATATTGAAAGCAGTACTGTATATCTGCATCTTTTGCAGTTGACTCGCTTCCTCtttatgtattacactgtgtaacaatttttttttttttttttttgttcctgggtagtaagtgttatttcctaattgcttatgcctcaaaagtatagaacatggctattattccccacaaactttgcttttgtgaccaggacagtgatatttcaaaatatcaatatttcaaatgggaaaatgggcaactgtgtgtcttttcgttcacataaagtcagaaaaaaacaacatatgaatccaaattaacatgtatttatactaaagtaatacaaaaatgactacaaaagatttagaagtgagtagtttttcgagatttacaattatactgtaaatacccaggaaaaaaaattgtgttacatagtgttatctgctGTGTCATGTTAACGCCCTGCTTTTTATTTgattacaattaaaagaaaattgttttttttttttgtttgttttgttttcttttgtgtgatAACTTTAGTAAACCACTAGACGCAAAAGGTTGAAATGTCCAATCTGTTAAACATAGGTTTACAGACGTATTTTCTATCAAGGAAGCTGTATTACTATCTAGCCTTAAGTATATTtagcaaggtaaaaaaaaaaaaaaaaaaaaaaaaataaaaaatacaaatcattttaGTCAATAGAAACAGTGCCTCAGTGTTTGGTGCCCCTGCTTTCTATGTTTCATTGCTCTGCAACACCAGGTGACTTTAATCACCCTTTGTTTTAAATCGCAATTATGAAGTAAGTTTAGCAGCATAAATGATTATGAAGTAATAGTGCACAACAAGCTTAACAGGTCTATACCTCAGTATGGAAATTCTCCGTGCAACAACTGTAACTACAGCAAGGGAAAGGGGGGTTCTAGTCTATCAAGGACAGAAAAATTAAACTAAGCAACTTAAACTAAGTAAGTGTTCTATGCCACTGTGTTCTGTGTCATGTTCCCCATATTACTGGTATTAAAAGTTGCTACTCCACTTCATTTGTGTCACTACTGCTGCTGTTATGTTTCTGTTCAGTACCCTGTTCGGTTATCATAAGAAGGGAATGTTTTTCTGTACTACTGTATCCAAAAGGCTGACAATACTTCGGATATGCTTATGTAAACAATCAAATCAGGTTCTTTAAATTTCATCTTACACCTGAAGAAGGGATTTTTGAGGACTTGAGTTAAAAGTTAATGGTAATTCGAAAGTCAATTAGTCAGTCATTTCAGCTAATTTCTTACATGACTGACATTATGGTAGCAAATATGATTTAGTTTATTAAGCTGCAGATAATCGTTGATAATTATTGGTGATAATGCACTACTGTATCTAGACAAAACTGTGTCTGATAAGGACTTGCCAGACTGATTTGActgtttttgcaatgtttttctttcagatatGCCAGCCAAGGGTGAAAGTGTGATTGGGATTGTGACTGTGAAATCTGGAGATGTATTCAAGGTTGACATTGGAAGAAGCGAGCAAACCTCATTGTCACCTCTGGCATTTGAAGGTGCAACAAAAAGAAACAGGCCGGAATACTGTACAGTTTGTTTTAGCAATACTGAAGTTAACTGTGTGACTCTTCTATGAGATTCTGTCATGCTTTTGAAATCTTTCAAGTTTGTAGACTAACAAACTATGATAACTTATTTAATGTGGTAATTAATAGTACTTTACTGTAAATCTACAGTTAGTATAGCAGTGCaatagttaaaatgtacttacaGTATAACtgaaacaacagttttttttcagtgaatTATTCATGCCACCATTAAAGATCACCTGGACCATGTCTCAATATACTCCACACATACCTATTACAGCACCTCGGTATATACTCCACACATACCTATTACAGCACCTCGGTATATACTCCACACATACCTATTACAACACCTCGGTATATACTCCACACATACCTATTACAGCACCTCGGTATATACTCCAATCTATTACAGCCACCTAGGTAGATACTCCACACATACACTATACATACCTATTACAGCACCTCGGTATATACTCCACACATACCTATTACAGCACCTCGGTATATACTCCACACATACCTATTACAGCACCTCGGTATATACTCCACACATACCTATTACAGCACCTCGGTATATACTCCACACATACCTATTACAACACCTCGGTATATACTCCACACATACCTATTACAGCACCTCGGTATATACTCCACACATACCTATTACAGCACCTCGGTATATACTCCACACATACCTATTACAACACCTCGGTATATACTCCACACATACCTATTACAGCACCTCGGTATATACTCCACACATACCTATTACAGCACCTCGGTATATACTCCACACATACCTATTACAGCACCTCGGTATATACTCCACACATACCTATTACAACACCTCGGTATATACTCCACACATACCTATTACAACACCTCGGTATATACTCCACACATACCTATTACAACACCTCGGTATATACTCCACACATACCTATTACAGCACCTCGGTATATACTCCACACATACCTATTACAGCACCTCGGTATATACTCCACACATACCTATTACAACACCTCGGTATATACTCCACACATACCTATTACAGCACCTCGGTATATACTCCACACATACCTATTACAGCACCTCGGTATATACTCCACACATACCTATTACAGCACTTAGTTCTGAATGGTCTGAAAGTATCCCTTAACCCAGGGATGTacataagactcctattacatagctGCTTCacccattgcaggttttaataatgctttattagtcacagtatatatgtaacaaaCTCATGTGTGTCtaattaaaacactgtaaaaccaggaatggagcaaattgctatgcaatgggagtcttatttccatccctgcttaaCCCACAATACAGGATTGAAACATCACTACATACacagtagtagtagtcgtagtaatatatattgtgttttgtgcGGACGGACgaaagccgtccgatattattatttgttgtgagTACAGTGTTAGCTTAATCGGGTTAGGGGTAAGATTTAAAAAAGCCTCTCGGggtggccaccttctgcacgagttaagtaattgattaattgttgctaattgggagatggtcacctgtataaaagcctgcagctgccTGCGTCGGGGgtagagtgtcagaggagagactcAAGTCTGTGAAAGCGGTAGTAAActagagtaaacaattgctaagcgtgctggtTTATATACCAGCATGATATTTGTTTGGCCAACttgcccttttgtttgtgtcttttgttgtgtttaaattttttattttctgtttattaataaaatactgagcgcgGTAGCTCCTCAGTTTCACCCACCAGTCCTTGTTGttgagtctgtttctggtctgacgtcaccactgcaagccacctTTTCACACTGACCCAAAAAAGTAAAAACTGGTCTTTTCCCATATAATCTATTGGGCTTCA
The sequence above is a segment of the Polyodon spathula isolate WHYD16114869_AA chromosome 2, ASM1765450v1, whole genome shotgun sequence genome. Coding sequences within it:
- the LOC121326412 gene encoding exosome complex component RRP40-like, with amino-acid sequence MPAKGESVIGIVTVKSGDVFKVDIGRSEQTSLSPLAFEGATKRNRPEYCTVCFSNTEVNCVTLLLLSPQSKIVKDLEKIFPFEMVIGVNGRIWVKT